TACGCTAGGTCGTCAGTATGACTCACTGGTTGACTTTGTTGCCCCATTGTCGGGAACAGCGGGTACGTTCGGCGACACAGGGTTTGCACACCCTTTTGACAACGACAACCTGAACCACTCGGTGCGCATGAGCAACGCGGTCAAGTATATGAGCACCGATTATGCGGGGTTCAAGTTCGGCACCCTATACGCATTCTCCAACTCCACCAATTTTTCCCAGAATCGCGCGTATAGCTTTGGTGCAAGCTACGGCTACGGGCCCCTGAATGTTGCTGCTGGCTATTTGCAGACTAATGGCTCGAACAGCACGACGAACACTGGCGGCGCTATCGACACGGCCGAGTCAACTGCCAATGGCACGGGTGGTTTTCAAGTCGGCTCCAATCGAACTCGCATATTCGGGGGCGCCGCGAACTATGGGTTCGGTCCGGCACTTGTCGGTTTCGTATATACGCACAGTCAATACGCCGGCACCAATGCGTTTGGTTTGTTGAATGGCACGATGCGTTTCGACAATTACGAATTGAACGGCAAATACGCTTTGACGACGGCGCTGAGTCTCGGCATCGCAGATGCTTACACAGACGGGCACCTTTCGGGTGCGACGGCGTTTGGCGCCGACCCGAAGTTTAATCAGATTAACGCGCAGGTTGTGTATTCGTTCTCGAAACGCACGGACGTCTATGCGGAAGCGATGTACCAACACGCGGTTGGAAAGGACTTTGTCGCTTTCATCAACACGTCAGGCGGTGCTTCGTCGACAGCGAATCAAGTCGTTGGTACTGTTGGGATTCGTACCCGGTTCTAAGTTGATTGATGCGGTGGTTTCTACTGCCTTTCACGGTGCGTTGGGACGTGCTCATCGCACCGTTCGGACATCGAAACAAACATCGCAAAGTAACTCTATGTCGAGACTGGCACAGATTGGTGGGGTAGGTATGTGAGTGCGATTCGTGCAGCACTCGCATCTCGATGCCGCTGAGCCGACCGCGTCAAGCAGAGGCCGATGAAGCGTCATTCGTACGGAGGCAGCGAACGACGCTTCATCGGCCTATTGCCGACGTCGCAGGACTATGTGTATGTGCTTCTGCGAAAGTTCGTTTCCCGGAAAGTCGAACACTCAAGCTCAGCGAGCCGAAGCCAAGGGATCAGGATTCGACATCCGCGAGACTGAAAATTTCCGTTTTGTCGTTGTACGAAAAGATCTCGCCGTAACGGCCCCAGTTGATCACCGCGTCGAGCGTCTCTTCTGCAGCGCCGTCGGACAGAAAATCTTCCAGTTCCTGCTCGAAACGCACGCGCGGCGCGCGGTGGCCGGGACGCTCGTCGAGCACCTTCTTGAGTCGCGCGGCCAGCGGCACATTGCGTAGCAGATGTTCCGCAAACATCATCTTGCGCTCCTGTGTGCCCAACTCGGCGAAGGTGCGCGCCACCGGATTCAGGATAATGTCACCTTCACGTACGTCGGCAAAGCCGAGATACTGCAGCGCTTCAGCCACCGGGAACAAGTCATCCACCTCAAGCTGCAGCGAACGCGCAATTTCCGGCATGTCCGCGCGACCGTTGTAAGGCTCGGCGGCCAGCGTCTCAATCAGACCCGCCAATATGTTGGTCGACACGACTGGTAACCGGCTGCCGAGTTCGAGGCCTGTCTTCGCCGCTTCGTCGGCCTGACGAGCAGTCATCTTGGCGTAGATTTCGTCGACCAACGCGCGGAAGGCGGGATCCAGCCGGTTGCGTGGATGCGCAAACGGCACCTTGGTTTCGGCGACCACGCGGCCCGGGTTCGACGACAGCACCAGAACCCGGTCGCACATGAACACCGCTTCCTCGATGTTGTGCGTGACGATCAGCATCGACTTGATCGGCATTTGGCCCTGCGTCCACAGATCCAGCAGGTCAGTACGCAAGTTTTCTGCAGTCAGCACATCGAGCGCGGAGAAGGGCTCGTCCATCAGCAGCAACGTCGGATCAACCACCAGCGCACGTGCAAAGCCCACGCGCTGGCGCATGCCGCCCGACAACTCGCGCGGATAAGCGTTTTCGAAGCCGTCGAGACCGATCAGATCGATTGCTGCCAACGCACGCTCACGGCGTTGATGCGGGCCTACGCCCTGCGCCTCGAGGCCCGCTTCCACGTTCTGCAGAACAGTCAGCCAAGGGAACAGCGCGAATGTCTGGAACACCATCGCCACGCCTTCGGCAGGACCGTTGAGCGGTTTGCCAAGGTAGGTCACGTCGCCGCTGGTCGGCTCGATCAGGCCGGCAATAATGCGCAGCAGCGTCGACTTGCCCGAACCCGAACGGCCCAGCAGCCCGACGATCTCGCCTTGACACAGCGACAGGTTCACCTCGTCGAGGACAAGCAATTCTCCCTGCGTCTTGCTGAAACCGCGACATACGTCGTTGACGCGAAGAATCTCTTCACCGAGTCGGGGCGGATTCTGGAGCGGCGAGTCGGTCACGGCAGCTTTAGGATTTTGCATGGCGATTTACTCTCAGTCGAGTGGAAGCCCGGATTCGGCATAGGCGTACGTCGGACGCCACGGCGTGCGGTTAAACAGGGTGACGAACAGAGATGGTTCATTAGTCTTTTCCACGGGAAACCACCTGCATTCGCGCGGTTGTCGTTAGGATCAGTTCGCTCATGACGTCACCTCATGAAACAGATATCGAGCGGTTCTGCGCCAAGCTGGTGGATGAGATGTCCCGGCGCGCAGTCCAACTCGCGCTAGCGCAGTCGAGTTGACGCAGCAGCATCGTCAGAATGTGATGGTGGTCCTCACACCAACGATCGCTTCGTTGCCGATACGTTGCGACAGGTCATCCGGATTCCGCATGCCACCCGCCGGACGGAACGCGTATTGGAAGTCAGCCTGCAATTGCCACCACGGTGTGACCTGATACTGGTAGGTCGCTTCGATGATGGTTTCAGCGCTGCGCGACAACTAGCCTGACATGGAGGGCAAATGGAGGCAAAGTTTCCTGACGTGACGTCGGTATGCTCCATGGATGTGACACGTGAAATGTGACGATTCTGTGAAGCTGCCCCTTAATTACAGTCCGATTTTCGTCATGCGAGCCCGATCGCGTAGGGCACCGGCGTTCCACGTCCCGAAAGCCGGCGGGTCCTCGTAAAAGCTCAATCCTTCACGGAAACAGAACCGCGCTTTCGCGGAGCGCGCTTTTCGCTTTCCGTTTTCAACGCGCCCTCGACACGTTTCTTTTGCGGCGCGCGGTTGGAAACCTGAATGCGCCGTCCTGCCGCAAAGACTTCCGCGCGAGCGGCACGCTCTGCAGCCCATGCTGGATTTACCCGAGTCTCGACTTGGCTGAAGGTAAACGGCTGATCCGCTTCTTCAGGTTGCCAATCGACGCCGACGACCGCACCGGTTCGCCGATGCTTCATCGTCACAGCGCCTTCTGCTCTCGGATCCAGCCCGCAGTGGCGCATTCCCCACAAACGAAGGGCCAGCATCATTCCGTCAAGCTCACGCGCCTTGTCGGTGATGCAGTAGGAGTGCCGTCTGGGTCGCTCCTGGTAGACCCGACGCTCGATTAGCCCGTTGTCCTCCATTGATTTGAGGCGCTGGGTAAGCAGGTTGGGCGACATCCCGGTCTGTGCCTGAATGCCGTCGAAGCGATCATTCCCCATCCTCAGCTCGCGCAGGATCAGGATCGTCCAGCGATCCGCAACAATGGCAGCCGCGCGAGCGAGGGGGCAAAGCGTCTCGCCAGTAGTCTGTTGTTTCATCTTGACCTCTCGCAGAACCGTGCATTGTGAACCAGTCGGCTCTGCAATCCAAGATCGCCACCGTTCGCCGATCCCACGTTATGTCCTTTACAAATCAAGTGACTTCAAATATTGTAGCAACTGGATTATCTAACCAAAGGGACATCCGGTATGGCAAACCTGTCGAACTCCGAGCTGACGTACGAACCTGAGCTGACGGGGCTGTTGATCGTCGATCCCTATAACGACTTCCTGTCAGAGGGTGGCAAGCTCTACGAACTGAGCCGCACGACCCTTGAAGCGAACAATGTCGTTGCGCATATGAGGCAGATCCTCGCTGCCGCCCGCGCAGCAAACGTGCAGGTCTTCATCGCGCCACACCATCGTTGGCGTGAAGGTGATCTGCACAGTCACTGGAAGACGACACCGCCTATCGGCGCGGCCGCTGCCAAGGGTCGGAGTTTCGCGGATGGAACTTGGGGCGGAAGCTTTCACCCCGATTTCGAGCCGCGTCCCAGTGAGGTCGTCGCGCAGGAACATTGGCTCTCAAGCGGATTCGCCAACACCGATCTTGACCTTCAGCTCAAGAAGCACGGCGTGCGCAAGGTGATCGTGATCGGCATGCGTGCCAACACGTGTATTGAGTCCACTGTGCGTTTCGCGGCCGAACTCGGCTACGAAGTCACACTGGTGAAAGACGCCATCGGCAGCTTCGGTCACGCCGAGATGGATGCCTCGCTCCAGTTCAACATGCCGGCTTACGCAAGCGCCATTCTCTCGACCGACGAGATCCTCGCAAAGCTGTCAGTCTGACTATCCGGAGATCGACAAATGACTGATCAAGTCATCGCCGAATAGATGAGCTGACCTATACGGATCTTCAACACATGATGAAAAGGCGCAGTGCGCGCCAAGCAGGCACGGGTCGACCCGCTTTCAGGGTCATCGTTCCAGGACGATCTTCACCGGGCGAATCTTCCAGATCTGCTCGCAATATTCACGGATTGCGCGATCGGACGAGAACTTGCCCGCATACGCGGTGTTCAGGATCGACATG
Above is a window of Caballeronia sp. SBC1 DNA encoding:
- a CDS encoding AAA-associated domain-containing protein, producing the protein MQNPKAAVTDSPLQNPPRLGEEILRVNDVCRGFSKTQGELLVLDEVNLSLCQGEIVGLLGRSGSGKSTLLRIIAGLIEPTSGDVTYLGKPLNGPAEGVAMVFQTFALFPWLTVLQNVEAGLEAQGVGPHQRRERALAAIDLIGLDGFENAYPRELSGGMRQRVGFARALVVDPTLLLMDEPFSALDVLTAENLRTDLLDLWTQGQMPIKSMLIVTHNIEEAVFMCDRVLVLSSNPGRVVAETKVPFAHPRNRLDPAFRALVDEIYAKMTARQADEAAKTGLELGSRLPVVSTNILAGLIETLAAEPYNGRADMPEIARSLQLEVDDLFPVAEALQYLGFADVREGDIILNPVARTFAELGTQERKMMFAEHLLRNVPLAARLKKVLDERPGHRAPRVRFEQELEDFLSDGAAEETLDAVINWGRYGEIFSYNDKTEIFSLADVES
- a CDS encoding helix-turn-helix domain-containing protein; the protein is MKQQTTGETLCPLARAAAIVADRWTILILRELRMGNDRFDGIQAQTGMSPNLLTQRLKSMEDNGLIERRVYQERPRRHSYCITDKARELDGMMLALRLWGMRHCGLDPRAEGAVTMKHRRTGAVVGVDWQPEEADQPFTFSQVETRVNPAWAAERAARAEVFAAGRRIQVSNRAPQKKRVEGALKTESEKRAPRKRGSVSVKD
- a CDS encoding cysteine hydrolase family protein, with protein sequence MANLSNSELTYEPELTGLLIVDPYNDFLSEGGKLYELSRTTLEANNVVAHMRQILAAARAANVQVFIAPHHRWREGDLHSHWKTTPPIGAAAAKGRSFADGTWGGSFHPDFEPRPSEVVAQEHWLSSGFANTDLDLQLKKHGVRKVIVIGMRANTCIESTVRFAAELGYEVTLVKDAIGSFGHAEMDASLQFNMPAYASAILSTDEILAKLSV